The nucleotide sequence AGCCGAGCTACGCATCATTGCGATCGCTGCTGCGCGCGCGGCCCGCCTGGGACGTGGCCAACCGCACCGTCTATGTCTGCGAAAATCCCAATCTGGTTGCGATCGCCGCGGATCATTGGGGTTCCGACTGCGCGCCGCTGGTCTGTACCGAGGGCATGCCCGCGGCCGCGCAGCGATGCCTGTTGCTCCAGCTGAGCGAAGCGGGCGCGCGACTTCGCTATCATGGCGATTTCGATTGGCCCGGATTGCACATCGGCAACCAACTCATGCGTGAGCACAGGGCCGAACCGTGGCGCTTCAGCGCCGCTGACTACGCCGCCGCGGCCGCAAAGATCTCACGCTTTGGACAGCCGCTGCAGGGTAAGCCGGTCACAGCACATTGGGATGGAGCATTGACGACGGCCATGCAACAATATCGGGTCGCAATCCCCGAGGAATTCTTGGCAGACTCGCTGTTGCAAGATCTGATCTGCAAATCCTAGCGCCGCCTATTGTCAACGACAGTTCAACCAAAGGATCGACCAAAGCTGGTCTGCGAGCGAACGTTGAACATCACTAACTTTCGAGCACCATGCGGCACGGCATAGTGATGGAAATCCTGCACGATCGACAAGGAGCTCTGCTGGAAACTGGGTGACGGGCGATCAGGCGGCGTTTGTGGACGACGTGTCGGTGACCTCGTACCCGTCGGCGAATCTGACACCCTCGACCAGCTTGGGCAACTGATTCTGGCCTTTCAGCAGGGCGCCGAACTCGGGTTAACGGCGGTTTCGGGGTTGCGGAAGGTCTGATTCGATGAGGGGCCTCGATTCGGAGCCCCGCCATGAGCCTTGATGGCCTGAGCCTTGATGCCCTGCTTGTCCCTGAGAAGTCGCGCCTGAAGGTGCTGCTCGACCACCTGTCGGTGATCGAGGACCCACGCGAGGCGTGGCGGGTGGCTCACCCGCTGCCGGAGGTGCTGCTACTGGTGGTGTGCGGCACCTTGGCGGACTGCGACGACTACGAGGGAATCGCCGAGTGGGGCGAGACGCATCTGTCGTTTCTGCGCCGCTTCCTGCCCTACCACCACGGGGTTCCGGGGGCGCGTTGGCTGACCCTGCTGATGAACCGCATCGACCCGGACCTGTTCGCGGCAGCGTTCACGGCGTGGGTTCGGGAGAGCTGGCCGGATCGCCCGGACCTGGTGGCGATCGACGGCAAGACCTCGCGGCGCAGCCACGACCGCGGGGCCGGCAAGGCGCCGCTCCATCTCGTCTCGGCGTTCGCCACCACCCGCCGCCTGGTGCTCGGCCAGGAGGCGGTCGCCGACAAGAGCAGCGAGACCACGGCGATCCCCCTCCTGATCGAGCGGCTCGCCGCCGCCGGCGGCCTCGACGGCACCCTGATCTCGATCGACGCCATCGCCACCAATCCGACCATCGCCACCGCCATCCGAGGCGCCAAGGCCGACTATCTGCTCGCCGTGAAGGCCAACCAGCCGACCCTGCGGGCCGAGATCGAGAGCTTCTTCGCCGAGACGCCCGCGGCCGAGACCGAGAGCGTCACCGACCTCGACAAGGGCCATGGCCGCATCGAGAGCCGCACCGTCACGGTTGCCCGCGAGGTCGATTGGCTGAAGGGGGACCGGCGTTTTCCCGGCGAATTGCGGCTGCCCGACGTCGCCACCATCGTGCGCGTCGCATCGCGCGCCGAGCTCGCCGACCGCTGCCGTTTCGAGACCCGATACTACGTCTCCTCGGCCGCGCTCTCGGCAACCGCTGCCGCCGAGGCCGTGCGAAGCCACTGGGCGATCGAGAACAGCCTGCACTGGGTCCTCGACGTCACCTTCGGCGACGACCAGTCCCGCCTGCGCAAGGGACACGGCGCCAGGAACATGGCTGTCGTCCGCCACTTCGCCTTCAATCTCCTACGCGCCGTCACCGACAAGAAAAGCCTCAGGCTCAGGCGAAAGCGCGCCGGTTGGGACCCCGAATACTGTGCTCAAGTCCTCGGACACAGGACGCGTTAACCCGGATTCGGTGCCCTGGGCCTTTCAGGCGGCGCCAGGTTTTCGAGGCCGCCTGCACCAGCTTGAACACCATCGTCTTCGCCGTCGTCGGCGACAGCGCGCCCTTGGTGCGCACTGAACCGCCCCGGGTTTGCCGGAGGCGTTTTGGCTTGAGTTACGCGGCCATCGCTGTCTCTTCCAGCATGGCATAGTAGCGCGCCTCGGCTTCGGCCGGCGGGATATTGCCGATCGGCGCCAGCAGGCGGCGGTTGTTGAACCAGTCGACCCATTCCAGCGTGGCGAACTCGACGGCCTCGAACGACCGCCACGGGCCCTTTCGATGGATGACCTCGGCCTTGTAGAGGCCATTGATGGTCTCGGCGAGCGCGTTGTCATAGGAGTCGCCGACGCTGCCGACCGAGGGCTCGATGCCCGCCTCGGCCAGGCGCTCGGTGTAGCGGATGCTGACGTATTGCGATCCGCGATCCGAATGGTGCACCAGGCCGGCCTTGCGGGCGGGCCGCCGGTCATGAAGCGCCTGCTCCAGCGCATCCAGCACGAAGCTGGCGTGCGCCGTGCGGCAGACGCGCCAGCCGACGATGCGGCGGGCGTAGGCGTCGATCACGAAGGCGACGTAGACGAAGCCCGACCACGTGCTGACGTAAGTGAAGTCGGAGAGCCAGAGCATGTTTGGCGCCGGAGCATGGAACACCCGGTTGACGTGGTCGAGCGGGCACGGCGCCGCCTTGTCTGGCACCGTCGTCCGCACCGGCTTGCCGCGAATGACGCCGCGCAATCCCATGTCCTGCATCAGGCGCTCGACGGTGCAGCGCGCGACGTCGAAGCCCTCGCGCACCATCTGCCGCCAGACCTTGCGCGCGCCATAGACCTCGAAGTTCTCGGCGAAGACGCGGGCAATCTCAGGACGCAAGGCCTGGTCGCGCTTTGCCCGCGCCGAGAGCTTCGCCGGATCGGCCCGCTTGGCGACATGGTCATGGTAGGTCGAGGGGGCGATCGGCAGCACCTTGCAGATCGGCTCGACCCCGTGGACCTCGCGGTGATCGTCGATGAACGCGATCATGTCTTGGACCGGCGGTCGAGCTCCGCCATCGCAAAATACGCCGACGCCTTGCGCAGGATCTCGTTGGCCTGCCGCAGCTCCCGGTTCTCCCGCTCCAGGGCCTTGAGCTTCTCGGCGACGTCGCTGGGCACGCCCACCCGCTTTCCGGCGTCGACCTCGGTCTTCCGGATCCACTCGTTCAGGGTCTGCGGCGTGCAGCCGATCTTGGTGGCGACCGACACCACCGCCGCCCAGCGCGAGGGGTGCTCACGCTCGTGATCCAGCACCATCCGCACCGCCCGCGATCGAACCTCAGGAGAAAACTTGCTGCTCGTCTGCTTGCTCATGGCTCCACCTTCTCAGGAGTTGGAGCCTCCGGCAAACCCGGGGCGGTTCACCTCGCCCGCAAGCAGGCTTTTGAGTCAGGCTCTGAGCGGCATCGCCAAAAGCCAAGTGTCGCGGCTGCGCGGAGAGATCGATGAGCGGGGTTCGGCGAGCATAACCTCAACGAAGCGGCGATGCATAGGTGTTGGTCGGTCGATATGGCACCAAAGACCGCCCGAAATTGGGACCGTATTGCTGACGTACCGCGGGAATGTTCGCAACACCCGTACGGATATCCTGGGAGCCGGCCTCGATCGGTGGCTTGTTGAGGACAGGGTTGACGCGGTCGACCTGCTCTTTGAGCAATTGGTTGAAGCAGTCGAGCGTCTTCTCGCTGCCGATCTGAACTTCGATGCAGCGCTGCGTGGTTTTGTGGCCGGACGGCGTGAATTCCTCATTGGCTGGAGATTGGGCTTGTGCGCCCGCCACCACGAAAAGCGTCGCAACCGCGACGACGCCAAGCTGACGGCCCCTGATCGGACAGCGCATGACCTCACCTGCTCGGCGGCTGCCGCCCTGCCGCCAGACGAAGCCGCAGCGGCTGGGGCATGTCGAGCGGCGGACCGCCGGCGAAGTCGCTCGTCATCAAAACCGAGCGGATGTCGACCGCCAATTCGCCCTCGACACCTTCGAGATCCAGACGCTCCACGGTGCCGATCGGCGTGATCCACACCCGTGCGATCACCTCCGGCGGCTTGTGTTCTGCATCGTCGAACACCGCATGGATACGCTGCTGGATGCTCCCCTCGCCGGCCAGCGCGATCTGGAACGTCGACTGCACCCGTTCGGCGAAGATGCGCCAAGCCTGCGGCACAGGCTGCGCCGCGCGCGATTGCCCAGCGGGCGGCGGCGGGGTCTGAGGCAGGGGCGCCGCGGCCGCCGCCGAACTGCCCGCAACGGCGGCGCTACAGATGCCCGCGAGCACCATCCGCGCGCGCGCGATGGCACTTGCCAGCCAGCTCAAGCTCTTGTGGACCACCATGGTCTGCCCCTCGCCTGCCAGCTCGCACTGGACATGGTCACGCCGCGGCGACGTCGTCTTCTCGCGTGGATGAGGCGATCATCGCTGACGGACCTGCGGCGTTCACCTGGGCGATTTCGGTCCGCAGGAAGCCCGGCAGATCCTGCAGCAGCCGCTCCCAGATCTCCATTTGCGTGAGGACGTAGCCCGGCAGGACACCGCCCGCGACCGAAACGTCCTGGGTCAGGACGAGAAAACCGCCGTGCAGGTGAAGCCGGGCGTAGCGGCGGCTGTTGTTCCAGGCGTTCGGCACGGCCGCATCGAGCGTGCCTTCCACCTTCAGTGCCGCGTGACAACTGAAATCGAGCACCGCATCGCTCGGAGCCAGCGCCAGCGAGCCCACTCGAATCTCGAACGCCAGACCGCCAGTTGCCGAACGCAGCAGCTCAACACCAGCGGCGTCGGTCGCACGTTCGACGCGATAGCCGCGGCTCTGCAGCAATTCGGTCAAGCTAGACAGCGTGACCGAACGGATCACTTCGCCGTCGTTCGATATGGCGTTCATGGTCGGATCACTTTCCTGTAAGGTGCCGGCTCAGGGCTTGGCGGGTTTTGGCAGGACTTCACCAAGAACCTTGTTGAGTTCCAGTTCATTGATCGCTGGCGGCGACTTCTTGAGCAGCTCGCCCAAGTACGCTCGCCGCAACTGCACAGAGCGTTCATCGCGCATTCGCTTTTCGAGCTGATCGCGAACGTCCTCGAACGGCACCGGTGCCGCCGGTCGTGTGTCGGTCAGCTTGAGGATATGCCAGCCATCGTCGAGCTGCACCGGATCGGCGACGACGCCTTTCGACAAGCCGAGCAGAATGGTGCGCAGTTCTGGCCGGACTTGAGTCTCGGTGATCCAGCCTAGCGCCCCGCCGCCCTCGGCGGTCCTCACGTCGCTGTCGCTCTCCGCCACAGCGGCGAAATCAGTGCCGGGCTGTTTCAACTTGGCCTGGATTTCTGTCACCTTCTTGCGGGCGGTTTCCAGCACCGCCTTGTCGCTGTCGCGGGCCGCGGCGACGAAGATCTGCGAGACCTCGAAGGCGCGCGGTACCACCAGCGCCGTCTTGTTGGCCTCGTAGACCGAGCGGATGTCCGGCTCACTCGGAAACTCGGCTGGCACTTTCGCCACCGAGGCCAGATAAGTCTCGACGATCGCCGCCTCACGAACCTGTCGGAGCTGGTCCACGACCTCCGGCTTCTGGTCCCATTTCTTCGCAAGCGCTTCCTTCAGGGCGAGTTGGTTCGCCAGCATCAGGCGCACGGTCTGGCTGGCAAGGGTCGGATCGCTCGCCAGTGCGGCTTGCTCGCGTGGACCGAGGCCAGTAAACAGCGCCCGGATTTCGCTCGCCTTGACGTCGATGCCGCCGATGCGGGCGACCACGTCGCCCGCAGGTGCGAGCGGCGTCGGCGCTGCGGCGGCTTGACCCGACAGCGGTTTCGGCACTGGTGCCGGTTTCGGTGTGGTCTGAGCAAGTGCAGGGCCGGCCATCACCAGCAGCGCCGCGCTGGGTAGAAAAATACACTGAAACATGGACATCATGGTTTGATCTTCTGTTCACGGATCTTGGACCTGTAATCCTGCAACATGTTTTGGACATCCACGCGACGGAGTCCGAGTACCGGCTCGCGTGCAGCAATCACATCGCCAAAATGGACATCGTCGTAGGCCTGGAGCAGTTCCCGACCGAGCTTGGCCAGCGCTTCATTCCTGGCCTCGCAGGCTTTGGTGCTGGCTCTGAACGCCTTTGATTCACTTTCGAATTTGGCGCGCTCGCCATCCTTGCTGCGGGCGACGTCGGCAGCTTCCGCATACGCCGCCTTCCAGCGCTCCAGTGTCTCGTTGCGCTCTTCCAGGCGTTGGTTGAAAGTTTCGACCGCGGTGCGATGCGCAGTCTCGACGTCCTTGAGCTGTGTGCGCAGCGCGTCGATCTGCTGCTGCATCGATTGGCGCAGGCGGTCAGCTTCGGCGACCTTGGCCTGCAATTGGGTGCGCTGATCCTCCAGCGAACGCGTTTGCGCGGTCGCGCTGCGAAGCGCCTCCCGCAGACGATCGGTTTCAGATTGTGCGTGCGCCGGGCTGGCGAATGCCAGCAGGACGACGAACGGGAGCATGATCAATCGGCGCATGATCAAAACTTCGCGTTGAGATCGATCTGGAGAACGTCGACGGCGTAGGGATAATCGGCAATCGAATTTGCGCTCAGCCACCGCATCGAAGCGGAAATGTTGTCCGCAAGCCCAAGACTGGCGCCGATGAAATAGCCTTTGAGGTTGGTGCCGCCGAGACCGAAGTCCGAGTCGGTGAAGGCGTCGACGGTCGCGTCGGATTCGACGTACTTGTAGCCGGCATGGACGCTCCAGTCCCACAACTGCTTGATCTCGGGATGGCCGACGGTGACACGCCCGAACCAGCCGGTATCGCCGCCCTCATATCCGCCATCGGCGATCTTCGTTCCCGACG is from Blastochloris viridis and encodes:
- a CDS encoding ISAs1 family transposase, yielding MSLDGLSLDALLVPEKSRLKVLLDHLSVIEDPREAWRVAHPLPEVLLLVVCGTLADCDDYEGIAEWGETHLSFLRRFLPYHHGVPGARWLTLLMNRIDPDLFAAAFTAWVRESWPDRPDLVAIDGKTSRRSHDRGAGKAPLHLVSAFATTRRLVLGQEAVADKSSETTAIPLLIERLAAAGGLDGTLISIDAIATNPTIATAIRGAKADYLLAVKANQPTLRAEIESFFAETPAAETESVTDLDKGHGRIESRTVTVAREVDWLKGDRRFPGELRLPDVATIVRVASRAELADRCRFETRYYVSSAALSATAAAEAVRSHWAIENSLHWVLDVTFGDDQSRLRKGHGARNMAVVRHFAFNLLRAVTDKKSLRLRRKRAGWDPEYCAQVLGHRTR
- a CDS encoding peptidylprolyl isomerase — protein: MMSMFQCIFLPSAALLVMAGPALAQTTPKPAPVPKPLSGQAAAAPTPLAPAGDVVARIGGIDVKASEIRALFTGLGPREQAALASDPTLASQTVRLMLANQLALKEALAKKWDQKPEVVDQLRQVREAAIVETYLASVAKVPAEFPSEPDIRSVYEANKTALVVPRAFEVSQIFVAAARDSDKAVLETARKKVTEIQAKLKQPGTDFAAVAESDSDVRTAEGGGALGWITETQVRPELRTILLGLSKGVVADPVQLDDGWHILKLTDTRPAAPVPFEDVRDQLEKRMRDERSVQLRRAYLGELLKKSPPAINELELNKVLGEVLPKPAKP
- a CDS encoding IS3 family transposase (programmed frameshift); this translates as MSKQTSSKFSPEVRSRAVRMVLDHEREHPSRWAAVVSVATKIGCTPQTLNEWIRKTEVDAGKRVGVPSDVAEKLKALERENRELRQANEILRKASAYFCDGGARPPVQDMIAFIDDHREVHGVEPICKVLPIAPSTYHDHVAKRADPAKLSARAKRDQALRPEIARVFAENFEVYGARKVWRQMVREGFDVARCTVERLMQDMGLRGVIRGKPVRTTVPDKAAPCPLDHVNRVFHAPAPNMLWLSDFTYVSTWSGFVYVAFVIDAYARRIVGWRVCRTAHASFVLDALEQALHDRRPARKAGLVHHSDRGSQYVSIRYTERLAEAGIEPSVGSVGDSYDNALAETINGLYKAEVIHRKGPWRSFEAVEFATLEWVDWFNNRRLLAPIGNIPPAEAEARYYAMLEETAMAA
- a CDS encoding YbjN domain-containing protein yields the protein MNAISNDGEVIRSVTLSSLTELLQSRGYRVERATDAAGVELLRSATGGLAFEIRVGSLALAPSDAVLDFSCHAALKVEGTLDAAVPNAWNNSRRYARLHLHGGFLVLTQDVSVAGGVLPGYVLTQMEIWERLLQDLPGFLRTEIAQVNAAGPSAMIASSTREDDVAAA